A window of the Hyphomicrobiales bacterium 4NK60-0047b genome harbors these coding sequences:
- a CDS encoding membrane protein — MTIFNGWDIIYAPFLSPLYLWVFAGLIASVILLMLINRLPGTLLRGLGLSLLLFALLNPSLRQEQRDPLKNILLIVTDKSPSQVISGRQDLVDQSLEKLNERLGTIKNLETEIIALGSDDANAKDGTLAFSALRNGISRLASNRIAGVVMITDGQVHDAPKKFQELGLTVNQGQDNLAGASIPLHFILTGNKDQFDRRIEIVKAPKYGIVGSARSLKLKIVEQGNSGGASHMVKLKFRQKGSSEKIQFVQVGEEITVPLNFPHAGLNLMEIELEPHEDEITTANNRAVISAEGVRENLRVLLVSGEPHAGERTWRNLLKSDASVDLVHFTILRPPEKQDGTPIHQLSLIAFPTRELFSEKLEDFDLIIFDRYQRRGVLPLHYLDNVSQYVLNGGAVLIAAGDKFATPLSLANTPLEQILPATPTGQVIDNAYVPKVTEMGQKHPVTHNLPLSNNAASKTAKWGRWFRLVEANVGEGETLMKGAKDHPLLVLNRLGEGRIALLLSDHAWLWARGFDGGGPYTTLLRRLSHWLMKEPDLEEEALTAVGDGRDLLIKRRSMKKKVEPVRITRPDGSTKEIELKEVTAGTWQTKLAKQQLGIHRIQSGKLNALAHIGFASEKELKNIVTTDRIVAPLAKEAKSGVFWSGSQTKTKNSTKSQDQTKIAENDDQISTTQLSVPKISMMTSAGAYAGAGWMGLLDRRAYVVKGVKLIPLINGLLALGVLLLALGSMWWREGR, encoded by the coding sequence ATGACAATTTTTAATGGTTGGGATATTATCTACGCCCCATTTTTATCTCCTCTTTATCTCTGGGTTTTTGCAGGACTTATTGCCTCTGTTATTCTTTTGATGCTTATTAACCGGTTACCGGGTACTCTTCTTCGGGGGCTTGGTCTCTCTCTCTTATTGTTTGCTCTTTTAAACCCAAGTTTGCGACAAGAACAACGAGATCCCTTGAAAAACATCTTACTGATTGTCACTGATAAAAGCCCTAGTCAGGTTATTTCTGGGCGGCAAGATCTGGTTGATCAATCTTTAGAAAAATTAAATGAACGTTTGGGGACTATTAAAAATTTAGAGACAGAAATTATTGCTCTTGGTTCTGATGATGCCAATGCTAAAGATGGCACACTGGCATTTTCGGCGCTTCGTAACGGAATTAGTCGGCTTGCTTCAAACCGTATTGCTGGCGTTGTCATGATCACAGATGGACAAGTGCATGATGCTCCTAAGAAGTTTCAAGAGCTTGGTTTAACAGTGAACCAGGGACAGGACAACCTTGCTGGCGCTTCTATCCCGCTTCATTTCATCCTAACAGGAAATAAAGACCAATTTGATCGCCGTATTGAAATTGTTAAAGCGCCTAAGTATGGCATTGTAGGCTCTGCGCGATCTTTAAAGCTGAAGATTGTTGAACAGGGCAATTCGGGTGGTGCTTCTCATATGGTGAAGTTAAAATTCAGGCAAAAAGGTAGTTCTGAAAAAATACAATTTGTACAAGTTGGCGAAGAGATAACTGTCCCCCTGAATTTCCCTCATGCCGGTTTGAATTTGATGGAAATCGAATTAGAACCGCACGAAGATGAAATCACGACTGCAAATAACCGTGCTGTTATTTCTGCTGAAGGTGTGCGAGAAAATTTACGCGTTCTCCTTGTCTCGGGTGAACCGCATGCTGGTGAGCGGACATGGCGTAATTTGCTGAAATCAGATGCGTCGGTTGATTTGGTACATTTTACTATTTTGCGCCCACCTGAAAAACAAGATGGTACCCCTATTCATCAACTATCACTTATCGCATTTCCTACTCGTGAACTTTTCTCTGAAAAACTGGAGGACTTTGATTTAATTATTTTTGATCGCTATCAGAGACGTGGTGTTTTGCCACTTCATTACCTTGATAATGTTAGCCAGTATGTTCTCAATGGCGGGGCAGTTCTCATAGCGGCTGGTGATAAGTTTGCTACACCGCTTAGTTTGGCGAATACGCCTTTAGAACAAATTCTCCCCGCAACACCCACTGGCCAAGTGATTGATAATGCCTATGTTCCTAAGGTTACTGAAATGGGGCAAAAACATCCAGTTACTCATAATTTGCCACTTTCAAATAATGCCGCCAGCAAGACAGCTAAATGGGGACGGTGGTTCCGTTTGGTTGAAGCTAATGTTGGCGAAGGGGAAACCTTGATGAAGGGAGCCAAAGATCACCCTCTTTTAGTTTTAAACCGACTTGGTGAGGGACGTATTGCTCTTTTACTTTCTGACCATGCTTGGCTTTGGGCTCGTGGGTTTGATGGTGGTGGCCCTTACACAACTTTACTGCGACGTTTATCTCATTGGCTTATGAAAGAACCGGACCTTGAAGAAGAAGCTTTAACCGCTGTTGGTGATGGGCGAGATCTGTTGATTAAACGGCGGAGCATGAAGAAGAAAGTTGAGCCTGTTCGCATCACACGGCCAGATGGTTCTACTAAAGAAATTGAGTTGAAAGAAGTCACGGCAGGTACTTGGCAAACTAAATTAGCCAAACAACAATTGGGCATTCACCGGATCCAATCAGGCAAGCTCAATGCGCTAGCTCATATTGGTTTTGCTAGTGAAAAAGAATTAAAGAATATCGTCACTACCGATCGTATTGTTGCACCTTTAGCTAAAGAAGCTAAATCTGGTGTTTTTTGGTCTGGCAGTCAGACTAAGACTAAAAATAGTACTAAGTCTCAAGATCAAACTAAAATCGCGGAGAATGATGACCAAATTTCAACAACACAACTTTCGGTGCCAAAAATTTCTATGATGACCAGTGC
- a CDS encoding DUF4159 domain-containing protein produces the protein MSLGLLSFLSPLPLLGLLTLPVIWWLLRSTPPSPDRQTFPPTRILKRLLQNETTASHSPWWLTLLRLIIAAFIIFALAQPVLNSAKPLLSAHSNDDGAAPQKNGPIVVMIDNGWAAAHKWSLRKIMMERLVRDAQAQERLVFLLPTAPTSLGGDIVPFSALDALAQIERMKPTSFHTDHLSALNRLARGLDTFTSGKKDALKNSALYLLADGLEFKKSDAVLSKLSELEKNGLSLHLVSPDDEALPLALSARLGQGGVLYGIVKGVPVSRERSGQVLALSGQDEVLGRVPFLLRAAQATFEARIDLPLELRNQITKLKIEGQNSAGSVFLLDQRSNWRRIGLLSNEGGQLAQPLLSPLYYIKRALEPYAELINGDTASVTGDVAETIESFTKKNVSVIMTADIGRLVGAPLLRLTEWVEKGGVLVRFAGPHMEESQDSLLPSPLRQGGRRLGGALSWSKPQALAEFDDQSPFSGLAIPPEVVVSRQLLADPSRLSDKVYIWARLKDGTPLVTATRELDGWVVLVHVTANSDWSNLPLSGLFVEMLQRLSQLSLGGQGDEKGDNNSSVEEQGSSTEKQDRALSKTNEETIVVRQPKETLLAPYRSLTGFGRLEKPPVFVEPIAFSQINKIKIEPKHPPGFYGPADQSIALNLIEQTTTLKKGDYSSLKAQKLSYRKAPEQALRGPLFIMAFILLIIDSLVLLFMRGVFSLHHVRQTASMLLMFFVPSFIVLSSLSVSITDLHAQSFEQQGKQPQTQFQQQSEDRAKPGNRTNLGPKAELNLSAALKTHLAYVITGNSKVDKTSRDGLRGLSFILNNRTAVEPAEPIGVRLDRDELAFYPILYWPVGSYSKPLSDRVAQRINSYMKHGGMIIFDTKDQDSRIGGLDGRSQSSLKLLLSKLDIPRIEPVPRGHVLTKSFYLLSSFPGRFQGGDLWVEATVKSSTSSTTSDIDGVSTLIITSNDLASAWAVDENYQERFPVIPGGESQREMAYRVGVNIVMYALAGNYKADQVHVPALLERLGQ, from the coding sequence ATGAGCCTTGGACTATTAAGTTTTCTTAGCCCTTTACCTTTGCTTGGTTTGCTCACTCTGCCTGTGATTTGGTGGTTGTTGCGCTCAACTCCACCCAGCCCTGATCGTCAAACTTTTCCGCCGACAAGAATTTTAAAGCGTCTTTTACAAAATGAGACCACCGCTTCACATAGCCCTTGGTGGCTAACGCTATTACGTTTGATTATTGCAGCTTTTATAATTTTTGCACTTGCTCAACCGGTTTTGAATAGTGCTAAACCTTTGTTGTCTGCCCACTCTAATGATGATGGCGCAGCTCCACAGAAAAATGGCCCTATCGTTGTTATGATTGATAATGGCTGGGCAGCTGCACATAAATGGTCACTTCGTAAGATCATGATGGAGCGACTGGTGCGCGATGCACAAGCTCAAGAACGGCTTGTTTTTCTTTTGCCTACAGCCCCTACAAGCCTAGGGGGAGACATTGTGCCATTTAGCGCACTTGATGCTCTTGCTCAAATTGAGCGCATGAAACCAACTTCATTTCACACCGACCACCTTTCAGCATTAAATCGCTTAGCGAGAGGGTTGGACACTTTTACCTCTGGTAAAAAGGATGCTTTAAAAAATAGTGCCCTTTACTTATTAGCTGATGGGCTTGAGTTTAAAAAGTCTGATGCGGTTTTATCTAAACTTTCTGAATTAGAAAAAAATGGTTTATCACTCCATCTTGTCTCGCCCGATGATGAGGCCTTGCCTCTTGCTCTTAGCGCCCGGCTTGGTCAGGGTGGAGTATTATATGGCATTGTAAAAGGGGTACCTGTATCAAGAGAACGCTCAGGGCAGGTTCTTGCGCTTTCGGGGCAAGATGAAGTCTTGGGACGGGTTCCTTTTCTTTTGAGAGCCGCTCAAGCTACTTTTGAAGCGCGTATTGATTTGCCTCTAGAGTTACGCAATCAAATTACAAAACTTAAAATAGAAGGTCAAAACTCGGCAGGGAGTGTTTTTCTTCTGGATCAACGATCTAATTGGAGGCGAATTGGATTGCTGTCTAATGAAGGTGGGCAATTGGCCCAGCCCCTTCTCTCCCCGCTCTATTACATCAAACGTGCTCTAGAGCCCTATGCTGAATTGATCAATGGAGATACAGCCTCAGTTACTGGTGATGTCGCTGAGACAATTGAAAGCTTTACTAAGAAAAATGTCTCTGTGATTATGACGGCTGATATTGGCCGTCTTGTTGGTGCGCCTTTATTAAGGCTAACTGAATGGGTTGAAAAAGGAGGTGTTCTTGTTCGTTTTGCAGGTCCTCATATGGAAGAAAGTCAGGACAGTTTATTACCCTCACCGTTGCGCCAAGGTGGCCGGCGGCTTGGTGGCGCACTTTCATGGTCTAAACCACAAGCGCTTGCAGAATTTGATGATCAAAGTCCTTTTTCTGGATTAGCTATTCCTCCTGAGGTGGTTGTGTCCCGGCAATTATTAGCCGACCCATCACGTTTATCTGACAAGGTTTATATTTGGGCTCGTTTGAAAGATGGTACGCCGTTAGTTACTGCAACACGTGAATTAGATGGATGGGTTGTCCTTGTGCATGTGACAGCTAATTCAGATTGGTCGAACCTTCCTCTTTCTGGTCTTTTTGTTGAGATGTTACAGAGGCTGAGCCAACTTTCACTCGGCGGTCAAGGTGACGAAAAGGGGGATAATAATTCTTCGGTTGAGGAACAAGGCTCTTCTACTGAGAAACAAGATAGGGCTTTGTCAAAAACTAATGAAGAGACCATTGTTGTGCGGCAACCTAAAGAGACTTTACTTGCTCCTTATAGATCGTTAACTGGATTTGGACGCTTAGAAAAACCACCTGTATTTGTAGAGCCTATTGCTTTTAGCCAAATCAACAAAATAAAGATTGAACCAAAACATCCACCCGGTTTTTATGGCCCCGCGGACCAATCTATTGCGCTTAATTTGATTGAGCAGACGACAACGCTAAAAAAGGGAGACTATTCTTCACTTAAAGCTCAAAAGCTTTCATATCGCAAAGCACCAGAGCAGGCTTTACGTGGTCCATTGTTCATTATGGCTTTTATCTTGCTTATCATTGATAGTTTGGTTCTCTTATTCATGCGTGGTGTTTTTTCGCTTCACCATGTTCGCCAAACTGCTTCTATGCTTTTAATGTTCTTTGTTCCTTCTTTTATTGTGCTTTCTTCACTTTCGGTATCGATCACGGATTTACATGCTCAAAGTTTTGAACAACAAGGCAAACAACCTCAAACACAATTTCAACAACAAAGCGAAGATAGAGCCAAGCCTGGAAATAGAACAAATCTCGGTCCTAAAGCTGAACTCAACTTATCAGCCGCTCTTAAAACCCATTTGGCTTATGTCATCACCGGCAATAGTAAGGTCGATAAAACAAGCCGTGATGGCTTACGTGGATTGAGTTTCATTCTTAACAACCGTACAGCTGTTGAACCTGCTGAACCAATTGGTGTTCGTTTAGACAGAGATGAACTTGCCTTTTACCCTATTCTTTACTGGCCAGTTGGCTCCTATAGCAAACCTTTATCAGATCGTGTTGCACAACGCATTAATAGCTATATGAAACATGGGGGGATGATTATATTTGACACGAAGGATCAAGATAGCCGCATTGGTGGCCTTGACGGCCGCTCTCAATCTTCTCTGAAGTTGCTATTATCCAAACTTGATATTCCCCGCATTGAACCAGTTCCACGTGGACATGTGCTCACCAAAAGCTTTTACCTCCTCTCAAGTTTTCCGGGTCGATTTCAGGGAGGCGATCTTTGGGTTGAGGCTACTGTTAAATCTTCAACTTCTTCGACCACCTCAGATATTGATGGTGTGAGCACTTTGATTATTACATCCAATGACCTAGCCTCTGCTTGGGCAGTTGACGAGAATTATCAAGAACGATTCCCAGTTATACCGGGCGGTGAAAGTCAGAGGGAAATGGCTTATCGCGTTGGAGTTAACATTGTGATGTATGCGCTGGCTGGAAATTATAAAGCGGATCAGGTGCATGTACCGGCCCTTTTGGAAAGGCTTGGACAATGA
- a CDS encoding DUF58 domain-containing protein: MSERPDISAITTSEPEARNLSALMPELILSARQIAQTLAHGQHGRKRAGPGESFWQFRPYQNFESMTAIDWRRSASTDQLFVREKEWDTAHTFWLWIDLSPSMWFQSKLASVTKAERAIVLGLALAELLVRSGERVGVLGLMRPRTNQDIVPRIAERLIYGQTHEELKTGFPKNENISRYSEVILISDFLDELAHLTEGLQQIGGHQVGGTVVQVIDPAEESFPFSGRVEFKDMQQNERVLIENAGELRERYKEAFQKRKAELGSVCRRLNWGHLIHHTDRSARAGLLNIHGFLSSHYYSTGAMTHDATSSTSLITASDPSLVSSDDKVDMPPFDEPISEPIIEPVKGETI; encoded by the coding sequence TTGTCTGAAAGACCTGACATATCAGCGATCACGACGAGCGAACCTGAGGCACGTAATTTAAGTGCACTCATGCCAGAGCTTATTTTGAGCGCTCGGCAAATTGCTCAAACCCTGGCTCATGGGCAGCATGGGCGGAAACGAGCTGGGCCTGGTGAAAGTTTTTGGCAGTTTAGACCTTATCAAAATTTTGAATCCATGACAGCTATTGATTGGCGGCGCTCTGCAAGTACTGATCAATTATTTGTACGGGAAAAAGAATGGGATACTGCTCACACATTTTGGCTTTGGATCGATCTTTCTCCTTCTATGTGGTTTCAATCAAAACTGGCTAGCGTAACAAAAGCTGAGCGTGCTATTGTACTTGGACTTGCCCTGGCTGAACTTCTTGTTCGCTCTGGGGAGCGGGTTGGTGTTTTGGGACTGATGCGTCCTCGCACTAACCAGGATATTGTTCCCCGTATTGCTGAGCGTTTGATTTATGGTCAAACACACGAAGAACTTAAAACTGGTTTTCCTAAAAATGAGAATATTTCGCGTTATTCTGAAGTTATATTAATCAGTGACTTTCTTGATGAACTGGCACACCTCACTGAAGGCTTGCAACAAATTGGAGGACATCAAGTGGGAGGTACTGTTGTTCAAGTCATTGACCCTGCTGAAGAAAGCTTTCCATTTAGTGGGCGTGTTGAATTTAAAGATATGCAACAGAATGAGCGAGTTTTAATTGAAAATGCTGGTGAATTGAGGGAACGGTACAAAGAAGCGTTTCAAAAAAGAAAAGCTGAACTTGGCAGTGTTTGCCGCCGGTTAAATTGGGGACACCTTATCCATCACACTGACCGCTCTGCTCGAGCTGGTCTTTTGAATATACATGGTTTTTTATCATCCCACTATTACTCCACTGGCGCGATGACACATGATGCAACTTCCTCAACTTCACTTATTACAGCTAGTGATCCATCTCTTGTGAGTTCTGATGATAAAGTTGATATGCCGCCTTTTGATGAACCAATAAGCGAGCCAATAATAGAGCCTGTGAAGGGTGAGACTATATGA